The Acinetobacter pittii genome contains a region encoding:
- a CDS encoding CitMHS family transporter, giving the protein MLVFLSYSMIAVFMYAVMSKRLSALTALVLIPVIFALLTGHVADMSSMMIDGIKLLAPTGIMITFAILYFCMMTDAGLFNPLIQFILKIVKGDPLKIVVGTGILGICVGLDGDGATTYIIVATALLPLYKKVGIRPQVMATILLLSIGVMNILPWAGPFSRAASALKVDPTGLFLQMLPVMCAGLIWVIFVAFYLGLKERKRLGIHEIKPDNDLIHHEQNTKSWKSWFNLILTILLVFSMIKGYLPLAPLFILAFCIGLVVNFPELSEQKKLVAKYADSVLAVSSLIFAAGIFVGIMTGTGMIEAIAQHLISIIPETSGSYLSSITAFISMPFTYILTNDAFYFGILPILAETASHYGISANEMAIASLIGQPIHLLSPMVASTYLLCSLTNVDYGENQKASVLWCTGTCVVMYIAALVIGLI; this is encoded by the coding sequence ATGTTAGTCTTTTTAAGTTACAGCATGATCGCTGTATTTATGTATGCGGTAATGTCGAAACGCTTATCTGCGCTTACAGCTTTAGTACTTATTCCAGTAATTTTTGCGCTTTTGACTGGTCATGTCGCAGACATGAGTAGCATGATGATTGATGGAATTAAGCTACTTGCTCCCACTGGCATCATGATTACCTTTGCAATTTTGTATTTTTGCATGATGACAGATGCTGGCCTCTTTAATCCGCTTATTCAATTCATTCTCAAAATTGTTAAAGGTGACCCGTTAAAAATTGTTGTGGGCACCGGTATTCTTGGAATTTGTGTCGGGCTAGATGGTGACGGTGCAACGACTTATATTATTGTTGCAACAGCCTTATTACCTTTGTACAAAAAAGTGGGAATTCGACCACAAGTCATGGCAACTATTCTATTACTGTCAATTGGGGTAATGAATATTTTACCGTGGGCTGGTCCATTCTCTAGAGCTGCGAGCGCACTTAAAGTTGATCCGACTGGACTCTTTTTACAAATGTTGCCAGTAATGTGTGCCGGTCTTATTTGGGTCATATTTGTCGCTTTTTACTTGGGTTTAAAAGAAAGAAAGCGCTTAGGTATCCATGAAATTAAACCAGATAACGATCTTATCCATCATGAGCAAAATACGAAAAGTTGGAAATCATGGTTCAATCTGATACTTACTATTCTTCTCGTTTTTTCAATGATTAAAGGTTATTTACCTTTAGCGCCTCTGTTCATTTTGGCATTCTGTATCGGTTTAGTGGTTAACTTCCCAGAACTTTCTGAACAGAAAAAATTAGTCGCGAAATATGCAGATAGTGTTTTAGCAGTTTCTTCTCTGATCTTTGCTGCGGGTATTTTTGTAGGAATCATGACAGGTACAGGAATGATTGAAGCTATTGCTCAGCATCTCATCTCAATTATTCCTGAAACATCTGGATCTTATCTATCATCGATTACTGCTTTTATCAGCATGCCATTTACCTACATTTTGACAAATGATGCGTTTTATTTTGGAATTCTACCTATTCTTGCTGAAACTGCTTCACATTATGGTATAAGCGCAAATGAAATGGCTATCGCAAGTTTAATTGGTCAACCTATTCATTTGTTAAGCCCAATGGTTGCCTCTACTTATCTATTATGTTCTTTAACCAATGTAGATTATGGTGAGAATCAAAAGGCGTCTGTTCTTTGGTGTACTGGGACTTGTGTAGTGATGTACATTGCTGCTCTAGTGATCGGTCTTATATAA
- the hmgCl gene encoding hydroxymethylglutaryl-CoA lyase, producing the protein MSHSKDIDILVSEVGPRDGLQSIKQTMPTDMKKKWISALAQAGLTEIEVGSFVSPKLLPQMADCGELVKHSLTLKDVFVAALVPNLKGAENAFNAGVQKITIPVSVSEPHSLSNIHKNHAEVYEEVNSIIQLRNEKYPGILIEAGLSTVFGCTIQGVVTENEVLSMAHRMAKLGVDEIGLADTVGYANPVQVRSLFKKLKQEVGNLAGSAHFHNTRGQGLANVLAAIEVGVTTFDASQGGIGGCPYAPGASGNIVTEDLVYLLESMGLRTGIDIDRLVEAREWLKQGIPGEPLYGFIPDAGVGKNFKYAKDL; encoded by the coding sequence ATGAGCCATTCAAAGGACATCGATATATTGGTGAGCGAGGTCGGACCTCGCGATGGTTTGCAAAGTATTAAACAAACCATGCCAACCGATATGAAGAAAAAATGGATTTCAGCTTTAGCTCAAGCAGGATTAACTGAAATAGAAGTTGGATCTTTTGTATCTCCAAAATTGCTGCCACAAATGGCGGATTGCGGAGAGTTGGTTAAACACTCTTTGACTTTAAAAGATGTATTCGTTGCAGCTTTAGTCCCAAATTTAAAGGGTGCTGAAAATGCATTTAACGCAGGGGTTCAAAAAATTACGATCCCTGTTTCAGTGAGTGAACCTCATTCACTCTCAAATATCCATAAAAACCATGCTGAAGTTTATGAAGAAGTAAATTCAATTATTCAGCTTAGAAATGAAAAATATCCTGGAATATTAATAGAGGCAGGCCTATCCACAGTTTTTGGCTGCACAATTCAAGGTGTTGTTACAGAAAATGAAGTCCTATCGATGGCTCATCGAATGGCAAAGTTAGGCGTAGATGAGATTGGTCTAGCAGATACGGTTGGATATGCAAATCCTGTCCAAGTCCGCAGTCTTTTTAAAAAATTAAAACAGGAAGTCGGGAATTTAGCAGGCAGTGCCCATTTCCATAATACGCGTGGGCAAGGTCTGGCAAATGTTTTAGCTGCGATTGAAGTGGGTGTGACCACATTTGACGCTTCACAAGGTGGTATTGGTGGTTGTCCATATGCCCCTGGTGCATCAGGGAATATTGTTACTGAAGATTTAGTTTACTTATTAGAAAGCATGGGACTACGTACTGGTATTGATATAGATCGACTTGTTGAAGCGCGAGAGTGGTTGAAGCAAGGAATACCGGGAGAGCCACTATACGGATTTATTCCAGATGCAGGCGTAGGTAAAAATTTTAAATATGCAAAGGACCTGTAA
- a CDS encoding CaiB/BaiF CoA transferase family protein, giving the protein MNDEKKLPLAGIRVLEFVHMVMGPACGLLLADLGAEVIKIEPLPQGDNTRRLMGSGAGYWMTYNRNKKSLSVDIKSEKGMSLIKDLIKTADVVIENFRPGAMKKLGLDYEGVKSIKPDIIYGSMKGFLPGPYEHRTALDEVVQMMTGLAYMTGPVGRPLRAGASVNDVMGGMFCAYSIVAALYQRQLTGQGQLVETGLFENSAFLVAQHMMQRAVTDKPVAPMPNRVSAWAVYDVFNTKNNEQVFIGVVTDSQWIAFCDAFGLETLKNNSDFAQNNQRVKAREQIHPIIRETLSQLDKIKVMELCEQAGLPFSPIQRPEDLFDDIHLNQSGGMGNVVLENGKQVKVPLLPFTMNGQRFGVRENVPEVGEDTVEVLASLGYDQAKIKELTDSQIIKSN; this is encoded by the coding sequence ATGAACGATGAAAAGAAACTTCCATTGGCTGGGATTCGAGTTTTAGAATTCGTACATATGGTTATGGGGCCTGCTTGTGGTTTACTACTGGCTGATCTTGGCGCTGAAGTTATTAAGATTGAGCCATTACCACAAGGTGATAACACACGCAGACTTATGGGGTCTGGTGCTGGTTACTGGATGACATATAACCGTAATAAAAAAAGTTTGTCAGTTGATATTAAAAGCGAAAAAGGGATGTCGCTTATCAAGGACTTAATCAAAACTGCTGATGTAGTAATTGAAAACTTTAGACCTGGAGCGATGAAAAAACTAGGACTCGATTATGAAGGGGTTAAATCAATTAAGCCCGATATTATCTATGGTTCAATGAAGGGTTTTTTACCCGGTCCTTATGAACATCGAACTGCTTTGGATGAAGTCGTACAAATGATGACTGGGCTTGCGTATATGACGGGTCCTGTGGGACGTCCATTACGTGCTGGAGCATCTGTTAATGATGTGATGGGCGGAATGTTTTGTGCTTATTCAATTGTGGCAGCCTTATACCAACGTCAATTAACTGGTCAAGGTCAACTTGTTGAAACAGGTTTATTCGAAAACTCTGCATTTTTGGTTGCACAGCACATGATGCAAAGAGCAGTGACAGATAAGCCCGTCGCTCCAATGCCAAATCGTGTTTCAGCGTGGGCTGTATACGACGTTTTCAACACTAAAAACAACGAACAAGTGTTTATTGGTGTAGTTACTGACTCGCAGTGGATTGCATTCTGTGATGCTTTTGGCTTAGAAACTCTAAAAAATAATTCAGATTTTGCTCAAAATAATCAACGTGTAAAAGCACGTGAGCAAATCCATCCTATTATTCGTGAGACGCTTAGCCAATTAGACAAAATAAAAGTAATGGAGCTATGTGAACAGGCGGGTTTACCTTTTTCTCCGATTCAACGTCCAGAAGATTTATTTGATGATATTCATTTAAATCAGTCAGGAGGGATGGGGAACGTAGTTCTAGAAAATGGTAAGCAAGTAAAGGTTCCTTTATTGCCATTTACGATGAATGGTCAACGCTTCGGTGTCCGTGAGAATGTGCCAGAAGTAGGTGAAGATACTGTTGAAGTTCTTGCTTCTTTAGGCTATGACCAAGCGAAAATCAAAGAACTAACAGATTCGCAAATTATTAAATCGAACTAA
- a CDS encoding LysR family transcriptional regulator produces the protein MKLKQLQQISNADIKLLKIFKTVCECGSFTSAESMLGISRSAISLHISDLEQKVGFRLCQRGRAGFALTEEGKKLLEYIEILLVSIEDFRVKVNQIHNKLKGEFNIGIINNLVTMPNCNVTYTLRQLSNEHPDVKINISMSTLSDIESKVLDGRLHVGAIPFVASLSGLNYFDLYEEKSYLYCGDKHPLFSSTTLLLKNDLKKWDPVIPNYNITAEAINLHQFLNCKATAIDREGIAFLILTGNFLGFLPDHYASKWVQEQKMKPILKSEISYKTKICLITKKSKANNMILNYFLERIYLKTE, from the coding sequence ATGAAGCTCAAACAACTACAGCAAATTAGCAATGCTGATATAAAGCTTTTAAAGATTTTTAAAACTGTTTGTGAATGTGGCAGCTTTACATCTGCTGAAAGTATGTTGGGTATTAGCCGATCTGCAATTAGCTTACATATAAGTGACTTAGAGCAAAAAGTGGGATTTAGATTATGCCAACGAGGTAGAGCTGGCTTTGCTCTAACAGAAGAAGGAAAGAAACTATTAGAATATATTGAGATACTTTTAGTATCTATTGAAGATTTCCGCGTAAAAGTTAACCAAATCCATAATAAGCTCAAAGGTGAATTTAATATAGGCATTATCAATAACTTAGTTACAATGCCAAATTGTAATGTTACTTATACATTAAGGCAGTTAAGTAATGAACATCCTGATGTAAAGATAAATATTAGTATGAGTACTCTTTCAGATATTGAGAGTAAAGTATTAGATGGTCGTCTACATGTTGGGGCAATTCCATTTGTTGCTTCCCTATCTGGACTCAATTACTTTGATCTATATGAAGAGAAATCTTATCTTTATTGTGGTGATAAACATCCTCTATTTTCTTCAACCACTTTATTATTAAAAAATGATTTGAAAAAATGGGATCCTGTAATACCTAACTATAATATAACTGCAGAAGCTATTAATTTACATCAATTTCTTAATTGTAAGGCAACTGCTATAGACAGGGAAGGCATAGCATTTTTAATTTTGACAGGAAACTTCCTCGGATTTCTTCCTGATCATTATGCTTCTAAATGGGTACAAGAACAGAAAATGAAACCTATACTTAAATCAGAGATTTCTTATAAAACTAAAATTTGTTTGATAACTAAAAAGAGTAAAGCGAATAATATGATTCTTAATTACTTTTTAGAGAGAATCTATCTTAAAACTGAATGA
- a CDS encoding SMR family transporter encodes MNNLLFAYGLLGLAIISEVIGSTFLVKSAGFTKLFPSLMVVILFSIAFYLLSQVIKIIPLGIAYAIWAGVGIILTAIVGYIMFKQTLDTPALIGIALIVAGVLVINLFSQSTGH; translated from the coding sequence ATGAACAATCTTTTATTTGCTTATGGACTTCTTGGATTAGCAATAATTTCAGAAGTTATAGGAAGCACTTTTTTAGTAAAGTCAGCAGGTTTCACAAAATTATTTCCAAGTTTAATGGTGGTTATTCTTTTTAGTATTGCTTTTTACTTGTTATCTCAAGTGATTAAAATCATTCCGTTAGGAATTGCATATGCGATTTGGGCAGGTGTAGGAATTATATTAACTGCCATAGTTGGTTATATTATGTTTAAGCAAACTCTAGATACACCAGCTTTAATTGGAATAGCTCTAATTGTGGCTGGAGTATTAGTTATTAACTTATTTTCTCAATCTACAGGTCACTAA
- a CDS encoding MFS transporter produces the protein MNSSNNFSNDTINLQQVACDSTIKKATWRFIPLLALAYFFNYLDRTSVGYAALQMTDTLGLTAAQFGLGAGIMFVGYCLCEVPSNLAMYKFGARVWMARIMITWGIAAAATAFVVGPYSFYFIRFLLGIAEAGFFPGVIFFLTIWFPAQYRTHILALFTIATPISFLVGGPLSIWLLGLHGHMGLDGWQWMFLIEGLPACILGVITYKVLKNSPKDAHWLTNDERNALTNVLANEKQKAAGNHHFKDALKDIRVWILGSITFSFTLGTYGIGIWLPQMLKAQGVEINLIGWIAAIPYFFSTVGLLIWAKHVDRTGKPIRNLVVALVLAGIALIIALNLSGLIPALIGITFALVGTISAKTIFYTLPGKFLSGEAAAGGIALINSIGAFGGFVGPYLMGYLKTATGSFTSGFMIMGCILFLAAFMTILLYMTMRKKEVSAKTV, from the coding sequence ATGAACTCTTCAAACAACTTTTCAAATGATACTATCAATTTGCAACAAGTGGCATGTGATAGCACAATCAAAAAGGCAACTTGGCGTTTTATTCCACTGCTAGCCCTTGCATATTTCTTTAATTATTTAGATCGCACAAGTGTGGGATATGCCGCATTACAAATGACTGACACCCTTGGTTTAACCGCAGCTCAATTTGGGTTAGGAGCGGGGATCATGTTTGTAGGTTATTGTTTATGTGAAGTTCCAAGTAACTTGGCAATGTATAAATTCGGTGCACGAGTCTGGATGGCCCGAATCATGATTACATGGGGAATCGCAGCTGCTGCTACAGCATTTGTGGTTGGACCATATAGTTTTTATTTTATTCGCTTCTTATTAGGTATAGCAGAAGCTGGTTTTTTTCCTGGTGTTATTTTCTTTTTAACTATCTGGTTTCCAGCTCAGTATAGAACCCATATTCTGGCTTTATTTACGATTGCTACTCCCATTTCATTCTTAGTCGGTGGACCTTTATCTATATGGCTATTAGGTTTGCATGGTCATATGGGTCTAGACGGTTGGCAATGGATGTTCTTAATTGAAGGACTACCTGCGTGTATTTTAGGTGTTATCACTTATAAAGTACTAAAGAATAGCCCTAAAGATGCACATTGGTTAACCAATGATGAGCGTAACGCTTTAACAAACGTGTTAGCAAATGAAAAGCAAAAAGCAGCAGGTAATCATCATTTTAAAGATGCACTGAAAGATATTAGAGTGTGGATATTAGGCTCTATTACTTTTAGTTTTACGCTAGGCACTTATGGAATTGGTATTTGGCTACCACAGATGTTAAAGGCTCAGGGCGTTGAAATAAACTTAATTGGTTGGATTGCCGCTATTCCGTATTTCTTCTCAACAGTTGGTTTATTAATCTGGGCTAAACATGTCGATCGAACAGGTAAACCTATTCGTAATCTTGTGGTTGCACTAGTGTTAGCTGGGATCGCACTGATTATTGCTTTGAACTTGTCTGGTTTAATTCCCGCATTGATTGGAATTACTTTCGCTTTAGTTGGTACAATTTCAGCAAAAACAATCTTCTATACATTACCAGGTAAATTTTTATCTGGAGAGGCAGCAGCAGGTGGGATTGCTTTAATCAATTCAATTGGCGCTTTTGGAGGTTTTGTTGGACCTTATCTGATGGGGTATTTGAAAACAGCAACCGGTTCCTTCACAAGTGGATTTATGATTATGGGATGTATTCTCTTTTTAGCAGCCTTTATGACAATACTTCTTTATATGACAATGAGAAAAAAAGAAGTTTCTGCCAAAACTGTTTAA
- the kipR gene encoding IclR family transcriptional regulator, whose product MTKSTQDPDSQMDKQNSGVAAVDRALLILDAFDIDSPVLSLAEISRRTKLYKSTILRLLSSLERHGYVVRNEDGQFSLGITPLKLSRIYQNSFKLKDVLYPILERITKETGETSSFYILDNDKRVVLFRIEPARSVKVSISEGDTFPVSVGASGKILRAFSQTDVDENLQQIQNQFWASSFGERDPETSSLSVPVFSNGRQLQGALTISGPSERLTQEKIAENTSLLLECSIQVSKYLAGSIYGLEDAIKRLSISI is encoded by the coding sequence ATGACGAAATCAACACAAGATCCTGATAGCCAAATGGATAAGCAAAATTCAGGTGTAGCTGCCGTAGATAGAGCATTACTTATTTTAGATGCTTTTGATATAGATAGCCCCGTCTTATCTCTCGCAGAAATTTCACGCCGTACAAAGTTATATAAAAGTACTATTCTTAGATTATTGAGTTCATTAGAACGTCATGGTTATGTTGTTAGAAATGAAGATGGCCAATTTTCTTTAGGCATTACACCGTTAAAACTATCAAGAATTTATCAAAATTCTTTTAAGCTTAAAGATGTGCTTTACCCGATATTAGAAAGAATTACAAAAGAAACAGGTGAAACGTCTTCATTTTATATTTTAGATAACGATAAGCGCGTGGTTCTGTTTCGCATTGAACCCGCTCGATCTGTAAAGGTTTCTATCTCTGAAGGAGATACTTTCCCAGTCAGTGTTGGTGCTTCGGGTAAAATTCTTCGCGCATTTTCTCAAACTGATGTAGATGAGAATCTACAGCAAATCCAAAATCAATTTTGGGCAAGTTCCTTTGGAGAACGTGATCCAGAAACGTCCTCTTTGTCTGTCCCTGTATTTAGCAATGGTAGACAGTTACAAGGGGCGCTTACCATTTCAGGCCCTTCTGAACGTTTAACACAAGAAAAAATTGCCGAAAATACTTCGCTTTTACTTGAATGCAGTATCCAAGTTTCAAAGTATTTAGCAGGAAGTATTTATGGTTTAGAAGATGCTATTAAACGATTATCAATTTCTATTTGA
- a CDS encoding SMP-30/gluconolactonase/LRE family protein translates to MSLFAPPKELQTQVFSQIPEVFLKHVESDWVRANKPGQKVTSFLEGPSFDKHGNLFITDIPFGRIFKISPEGQWDLMAEYDGWPNGLKIHKDSRIFIADYKNGIMQLDPNTGEVSPFLTHRKSESFKGVNDLFFSQDGKLYFTDQGQTGMHDPTGRVFSYDMNTEHLECLINNAPSPNGLVMDYEEKALFVAMTRGNAVWRLPIQKDGSTTKVGIFTALAGGLSGADGMALDADKNLYVCDAGQACVWVFNQYAEPLYRIKSCAGRTITNLAFGGHENKQLFMIDSSTGSILTTHLEHSGKPMFSHH, encoded by the coding sequence ATGAGTCTTTTCGCACCACCGAAAGAATTACAAACTCAGGTTTTTAGTCAAATTCCTGAAGTTTTTTTAAAGCATGTTGAATCAGACTGGGTTCGTGCTAATAAACCGGGACAAAAAGTAACGAGCTTTTTAGAAGGCCCATCTTTCGATAAGCATGGAAATTTATTTATTACTGATATTCCATTTGGACGAATTTTTAAAATATCTCCAGAAGGTCAATGGGACCTTATGGCAGAATATGACGGCTGGCCGAATGGTCTAAAAATACATAAGGACAGTCGAATTTTTATTGCTGATTATAAAAATGGAATCATGCAATTAGACCCCAATACAGGTGAGGTTAGCCCATTTTTAACGCATCGCAAAAGTGAAAGTTTTAAAGGGGTAAATGATTTATTTTTTTCTCAAGATGGGAAGCTTTATTTTACAGATCAGGGCCAGACAGGCATGCACGACCCAACAGGACGTGTATTTAGCTATGACATGAATACAGAACATCTAGAATGTCTTATTAATAATGCTCCAAGTCCTAATGGTTTGGTCATGGACTATGAAGAAAAAGCTTTATTTGTCGCAATGACCCGTGGAAATGCTGTATGGCGTTTACCAATCCAAAAAGATGGCTCCACTACAAAAGTGGGCATTTTTACTGCACTCGCTGGAGGTTTAAGTGGAGCTGACGGAATGGCTTTAGATGCTGATAAAAATCTATATGTTTGTGATGCGGGCCAAGCATGTGTATGGGTGTTTAACCAATATGCAGAACCACTTTATCGCATTAAATCATGTGCTGGCAGAACGATTACCAATCTAGCCTTTGGTGGTCATGAAAATAAGCAATTATTTATGATCGATTCATCTACCGGTTCTATCTTAACTACCCATTTAGAACATTCGGGTAAGCCAATGTTTTCTCATCATTAA
- a CDS encoding Lrp/AsnC family transcriptional regulator: protein MLLDKFDSALLELLQKDCLIPLRELADIVHLSTASVQRRIQKLRENGYIVGNIAVLDPDKLNQVITILVEIRVNKTHVTDLNTLKKSFSGPEVQQCYYVTGEADFMLVILVPSMNRFQKICDDLFHNNSNVEWFKTTVVLDRVKVTLDIPEIG, encoded by the coding sequence ATGTTATTAGATAAATTTGATTCAGCCTTACTTGAACTTTTACAAAAAGATTGTCTTATTCCACTGCGAGAATTAGCAGATATTGTTCATTTGTCTACAGCATCTGTACAACGCCGTATCCAAAAACTACGTGAAAACGGCTATATAGTTGGAAATATTGCTGTTTTGGATCCTGATAAATTAAATCAGGTAATTACAATATTGGTAGAAATACGAGTTAATAAAACTCATGTTACAGATTTAAATACTTTAAAAAAAAGCTTTTCGGGTCCAGAAGTACAACAATGTTACTACGTTACTGGGGAGGCTGATTTTATGCTGGTAATATTAGTGCCTAGTATGAACCGTTTTCAAAAAATTTGTGATGACTTATTTCACAATAATTCTAATGTTGAGTGGTTTAAAACTACTGTAGTACTTGATCGAGTAAAAGTTACACTTGATATTCCAGAAATAGGGTGA
- a CDS encoding TetR/AcrR family transcriptional regulator, translated as MQKIQQPKKQPEIIRKNIIEQAIILASEKGTSGVSIQNVANGAGITKGGVFHHFANKQILVEAMISEIISHLDRKVEALIAEDDTQHGKFTRAYINTAFMSQIDGLVSPWSALNMTMISDQTFNTMFGTWLKEKLKQYSSTDSHDELEFIRLASDGLWLQTITEIIDIETSLKYKNKLIERTYLD; from the coding sequence ATGCAAAAAATACAGCAACCTAAAAAGCAGCCTGAAATCATTCGAAAGAATATTATTGAACAAGCCATTATTCTTGCCTCTGAAAAGGGTACTTCAGGCGTTTCTATACAGAACGTTGCAAATGGTGCTGGAATTACTAAAGGTGGAGTCTTTCACCACTTTGCAAATAAACAAATTTTAGTAGAAGCAATGATTTCAGAGATTATCTCTCATCTGGATCGGAAGGTTGAGGCTTTAATTGCCGAAGATGACACACAACATGGAAAGTTTACTAGAGCATATATAAATACTGCTTTCATGTCTCAAATAGATGGTCTTGTCTCCCCTTGGTCTGCTTTAAATATGACAATGATTAGTGACCAAACATTTAATACAATGTTTGGTACATGGCTTAAAGAAAAACTAAAGCAATACTCAAGTACAGATAGCCACGATGAATTAGAATTCATTCGGTTAGCAAGTGACGGATTATGGTTGCAGACAATTACAGAAATTATAGATATAGAAACTTCTTTAAAATATAAAAATAAACTAATAGAAAGAACCTATTTAGATTGA
- a CDS encoding TetR/AcrR family transcriptional regulator produces MILHTSRYLFDQHGFHNVGVDRISKESNVSKMTFYKHFKSKEKLIELCLEFHQETLQQQVSSILSTNLKSQNLDKLKEIYFLHADLKSHYHLIFKAIFEIEKMYPQAYRVVIKYREWLINTILEILLNIKSSSSIEEARLLIYIIDSSIIQSLVNDEIDHREYIWSYFADKIYHI; encoded by the coding sequence ATGATTCTTCATACTTCAAGATATCTTTTTGATCAACATGGATTTCATAATGTGGGAGTAGACCGTATCTCTAAAGAGTCAAATGTTAGTAAGATGACTTTTTATAAGCACTTCAAAAGTAAAGAGAAACTAATTGAGTTGTGTCTTGAGTTTCATCAGGAAACCTTGCAGCAACAAGTAAGTTCAATCTTAAGTACAAACCTAAAAAGCCAGAATTTAGATAAGTTAAAAGAAATTTATTTTTTGCATGCTGATTTAAAAAGTCACTACCATTTAATATTTAAGGCTATATTTGAAATAGAAAAAATGTATCCTCAAGCTTATCGAGTAGTTATTAAGTATAGAGAATGGTTAATTAATACAATACTAGAAATATTATTAAATATTAAAAGTAGTTCTTCTATTGAAGAAGCGAGATTACTTATATATATCATTGATAGTTCTATTATCCAGTCGCTTGTAAATGATGAGATTGACCATAGAGAATATATATGGAGCTATTTTGCTGATAAGATCTATCATATTTAA
- the rarD gene encoding EamA family transporter RarD: MLNNSKTLLGIILNVIASILFASMFAYTSLLGSLKGNEMYGWRILLTLPCLTLFIILKGNWYQVSYIYKRLFQDRYFFLTRILSSFLIGLQLWLFMWAPTNGYGIDVSLGYFIMPITMVIVGRIAFKEKMSKLQNMACIFAILGIINMVVVAKTFTWPTLLICLGYPIYFWLRQKTNTNNIGGLWFDMLLSLPISLYFIFKGNIGSAELMSDPEIIWLILGLGLISALALGFQSLSAPYLNLTLFGLLVYVEPVFLLAVSILLGYSIQTAEWPTYIAIWLAVLVLIIEGIRNIRIRIKSL; this comes from the coding sequence ATGCTTAATAATTCAAAAACATTACTTGGTATAATCTTGAATGTGATTGCTTCAATTTTATTTGCTTCAATGTTTGCCTATACATCTTTGCTAGGTTCTTTGAAGGGCAATGAAATGTATGGTTGGAGAATATTACTGACTTTGCCTTGTTTAACTTTATTCATTATTTTAAAAGGAAATTGGTATCAAGTAAGTTATATATACAAACGCCTATTTCAAGATCGTTATTTCTTTTTAACACGAATACTTTCTTCATTTCTTATCGGTTTACAACTTTGGTTATTCATGTGGGCCCCTACTAATGGTTATGGGATAGATGTATCTCTTGGATATTTTATAATGCCCATCACCATGGTTATTGTAGGCCGAATCGCATTTAAAGAAAAAATGTCAAAATTGCAAAATATGGCGTGTATCTTTGCAATACTTGGAATTATCAATATGGTAGTGGTAGCAAAGACATTTACTTGGCCAACTTTACTTATATGCCTGGGTTATCCGATTTATTTCTGGTTAAGACAAAAGACAAATACCAATAATATTGGTGGGCTATGGTTTGATATGCTTTTGAGTTTACCAATTAGTCTATACTTTATTTTTAAGGGAAATATTGGTTCAGCTGAATTGATGAGTGATCCCGAAATAATTTGGTTAATATTAGGGCTTGGCTTAATTAGTGCACTTGCATTAGGGTTTCAATCTCTTTCAGCCCCATATTTGAATTTAACTCTTTTTGGTCTTTTAGTATATGTCGAGCCAGTGTTCTTATTAGCTGTATCAATCTTGCTTGGCTATTCAATTCAAACTGCTGAATGGCCTACTTACATAGCGATATGGCTGGCTGTATTGGTACTCATAATTGAAGGAATAAGAAATATAAGAATAAGGATAAAAAGTTTATAA